The Bradyrhizobium guangxiense genomic sequence GATGTTCACGGTCGCCTCGGCGCCGAACTCGCGCGCGAGCTTGAGCCGCGGCTGCTCCGGCGCACCGACGCAGATCACGCGCCCTGCCCCCATCTCCCTGGCGGCCGCCACTGCCAGAATGCCGATCGGCCCCGAGCCCTGGATCACCACCGTATCCCCCCAGGAAAAGCCGCCGGCGCGGCTGGCGCGGTTGAAGGCACGGATGCAGGAGGTCAGCGGCTCCGACAGCGCGCCCAGGCGCAGCGACATGTCGTCGGGCAGCTTGTAGACCTTGGTGCCCGGCAGCATGTCGAGATCGACATAGACATATTCGGCCCAGCCGCCCCACATGTGCGGCGCCTTGTCGAAGCCGAGATAGCGGCCGTAATAGACCGGCGTCAGGCATTTGTTGGCCGTTTGCGGATAATGGATGCAGTAATAGCAATGGCCGCAGGGCATCAGCGGCGGGATCATCACTTTCGATCCGACCTCGAGCGGCTTGCTCATGAAGTCCTCGGTGAACTCGTCGCCGCATTCGACGATGACGCCGCCGAGCTCGTGACCGAGCGTGAACGGCCAGGGCAGCGGTTTGGGCCAATGCCCTTTGAGGATGTGCAAATCGGTGCCGCAGACCCCGCACGCGCCGACCTTGATCAGCGCGGCCTTCTTGCCGACCTTCGGCCACGGCACCGTGCGAATGACGGGCTCAGAGCCCGGCCCGGCGTGGGTGCAGACGCGGATCTGTTGCATGGCTGTTTCCTCGGTGCCCGTCTGTTATGATTGATGGTGCGGGCTGACGACAAGCGTATGTGAGATACGAGGTCGTGCCAAGCAGCAGTCTCGTAGCCCGCATGAGCGAAGCGGCATGCGGGAAGATAAGCCCCGGATATCGCTTCGCTCATCCGGGCTACGGACGGAGGCCATGCCGATGCTGCGCGACTATCGGACTGACGATGCGGAAGCTGTCGTGCGCGTCGCTCTGGCGGCCTTTGCGCAATTCGAGCAGCACTATTCCGATTGGCCGCTGTTCACGGCCAACGTCGCAAAGATGCCGCTGCTTGCCAAGGCAGGCGAGATCATCGTTGCCGAAGACGGAGGCCAGATCGTCGGCGCCGTCGCCTATGTCGGTGCGCAAGCGCCGAAGCCGACATTCTTCGGTCCGGCCTGGCCGGTCATCCGCATGCTGGTGGTCGACCCCAGCGCGCGCGGCAAGGGCATCGGCCGGCAATTGACCGAAGAATGCCTGCGCCGCGCCGAGCGCGACCAGGCAGGCGTCATCGCGCTGCATACGACGCCGATCATGACGGTCGCACTGCCGATGTATCTGCGCATGGGATTCGTGAAGGTGCAGGATGCGCCGGCTGTTCTGGGACTGCCGTACGCGGTGTACGTGAAGAGGTTGGACTAGCAGTCGTAGCCCGCATGAGCGAAGCGATATGCGGGAGAAGCGACCCTGGAAGTCGCTCCGCTCATGCGGGCTACGACTGCGGCCACGAGCTCCGCTTCAGAGCCCGCCACACACCGCCGTCATCCTGAGGTGCTCCCTGGCGATGCATCAGCATCGCCAGGGAGCCCCGAAGGATGGGCCACGGGTGCTTGTGGCCCATCCTTCGAGGCTCGCTTCGCTCGCACCTCAGGATGACAGCGGAGTAAGTGGCTGCAGTGCATGGCAGGTACCCACACCCCCTATGGTCTTGAGCGCTCACCAACGAGCGTGTATGGCCCAATGACATCCTTCCTGGTGATTGCTTGAACCCCCTCCCCCAAAATCCCACGGCCGCGTCCGGATCGTTCGCGGCGATGAAGTCCGTGCCCTATCGGCTGCAGTTCATCGCCTATGTGCTGGCGATGATGGCCGACAATATCGAGCACGTGATCAGCTATTGGGTGGTGTTCCAGAAATTCCATTCGCCGGCGCTGGCGGGTTTTGCGGTGCTGTCGCACTGGCTGCCGTTCCTCCTGTTCTCGGTCGCGGTGGGCGGGCTCGCCGACCGGTTCGACCCACGCCGCATCATTCAGTGCGGCATGCTGCTGTTCATCGTCGCCTCCGCCGGATGGGGCTTCTTCTTCATCACCGACAGGATCCAGATGTGGCACGCGATGCTGCTGCTGGTGATCCATGGCTGCGCCGGCGTGCTCTGGCAGACGCCGAACCAGCTCCTGCTCTACGACCTCGTCGGCCCTGCGGATCTGCCGAGCGCGGTGCGGCTGAATGCCATGGCGCGCTATCTCGGCATCCTGGTCGGGCCCGCCGTCGGCGGAATCATCATGCTGACGCTGGGCAGCTCGCACGGCATCATCTTCAACACGCTGTTCTATCTGCCGATGCTGCTCTGGCTGTTCTGGGCGCCCGCGCGCGACAGAAGCGTGGCGGCGCGGCGCTTTGCCGTGCGCGGCCTCGCCGACATCGTGCTGACCATCCGCGCCATCGGCACCCAGCCGGTGCTGACGGCGATGACGTGGCTTGCCGGCCTCACCTCCTTCATGATCGGCAATGCCTACCATGCCCAGATGCCGGGCTTTGCCGGCGATCTCGGCCATGGCGATCCCGGCGTCTCCTACAGCGTGCTGCTCGCGGCGGACGCCGCCGGCGCGGTGCTCGCCGCTATCGCGCTGGAATCCTGGGGGCGCCTCAAGGGCACGCCGCGCACCGCGATCCTGCTCGCGATGCTCTGGAGCGCGGCGCTGCTCGGCTTCGCAATGGTGCGGATCTACCCGGTCGCGATCGTGCTGCTGTTCTGCGCCGGCTTCTTCGAGCTGTCGTTCAACACCATGGCGCAGGCGCTGGTGCAGCTGAACGCGCCGCACGACATCCGCGGCCGCGTCGTCGGTCTTTACAATATGGCGGGGCTCGGGATGCGGGCCTTCAGCGGCATCACCGTCGGGCTGTTTGGGGCTGCGATCGGCATTCACTGGTCGCTCGGCCTGTCGGCCGCGCTGCTGCTGGCGCTGCTGCTGTTGCTGCAGCGGCGGGCAGCAAGGCCGGCTTGAGCGGCCCCCGCCGGGCCTTTTCGGTGTGGCTTTTCGAACGCATTGTGTCAGTCCGTGACCGCCGCCCCCGATCCTAACGCGGCATTAACCCTATGCACCTTAGGGTCGTCCCGGACTCCGCCCGGGCGGGGGGTCGGGTGTTGAAAATGGCGTTGGCGAACAAAAAATTTCTTCCGGCCGCCGAGGAGCGTCGGCGCTTCCAGCGGGTGAAGGTGCACCTGCTCGGCCGCTACATGCTGCCGGACCGCCGCGAATTCCCCTGCCAGGTGATCAACATGTCGCCAGGCGGGCTCGCGCTTCTCGCCCCCGGTATCGGCAATGTCGGCGACCGCGTGGTCGCCTATCTCGACCATATCGGCCGCGTCGAGGGCAAGATCACCCGCATCATCGACAACGGCTTCGCCATGACGATCGGTGCGACGCCCAGGAAGCGCGACAAGCTCGCCGCGCAGCTGACCTGGCTCGCCAACCGCGACATCCTCAATCTGCCGGAGGACCGCCGTCACGACCGCATCGTGCCGCGCAACCCGATCGCGGTGCTGACGCTCGAGGACGGCACCAAGATGCCCTGCCGCATCATCGACCTGTCGCTGTCCGGCGCGGCCATCGCCGCGGAGAACCGGCCGCCGCTGAAATCGACGGTTCTGCTCGGCCGGGTCCAGGGCCGCGTGGTCCGAAACCTCGAAGACGGCTTCGCGCTGGAGTTCCTGCGCGAGCAGCCGATCGAGACACTCGAAGAGAGCGTTACCGCGCGGTAAAGCGCCAGAGCGCGAAAACACTCGTATTTCCAGCCGTGAAGGCGGCCTCCGCGATGCGGACGCCGCCTTTTTCATGTCGCGAGATGCGCCGCGCGCAGGTTAACGCGCGGCCGGTTTGCATGTGGAAATGGCGGTTCCGCCAGCGTTTCCGCGTTAATCGATAAAATTTGAATCAATTGCAGTTGTTTCAAATTTTACGAGAATTCGATTCAAGCATAGATCGAATTCGCCGCGGTTTTTACTTGTATTCGTCTCGACTTGACTTGGATGACTTAGCGGCAGCTCAAAAGCTCCGTGCGCAATGTGGTCCCAACAAGAAACGGGGGCCGCAATGTTTGACTTCAGGGGACAGGGGAAAGGGCTGGCGCTGGCCGCCATGCTCTTCGGGATCAGCGCGGCAGCGCAGGCCGGCGAAAGCCGTCTGCTCTACGCGAGCCTCGGTGACACCACGCGTGCACCGATCGGCTGGGTCGAATTCTGTGCGGACAATGCCGCCCAGTGCCAGGGCGCACCGACGCAGCCGCGCGACATCGTGATGTCGCAAGCCGCATGGCGCGACCTCGTCAAGGTCAATCGCTGGGTCAACGAGACCGTCAAGCCTTTGACTGACCAGGAGCACTGGGGCGTGATCGAGAAGTGGTCGCTGCCGACCGACGGTTACGGCGACTGTGAAGACTACGTGCTGCTGAAGCGCAAGATGCTGAT encodes the following:
- a CDS encoding zinc-binding dehydrogenase, whose protein sequence is MQQIRVCTHAGPGSEPVIRTVPWPKVGKKAALIKVGACGVCGTDLHILKGHWPKPLPWPFTLGHELGGVIVECGDEFTEDFMSKPLEVGSKVMIPPLMPCGHCYYCIHYPQTANKCLTPVYYGRYLGFDKAPHMWGGWAEYVYVDLDMLPGTKVYKLPDDMSLRLGALSEPLTSCIRAFNRASRAGGFSWGDTVVIQGSGPIGILAVAAAREMGAGRVICVGAPEQPRLKLAREFGAEATVNIEQLKSPQDRIDRVRKIVGGFGADLVMDCSGHPSAGPEGIEMLRDGGTYVEMGQFTDAGSIDTSWHRICTKDLNVLGSWGFTGNDLPLGVDMLYRTRGKYPWLEMQTIYPFTEEGVAQAVKDAMAMKTVKSTIVPWPELVE
- a CDS encoding GNAT family N-acetyltransferase codes for the protein MPMLRDYRTDDAEAVVRVALAAFAQFEQHYSDWPLFTANVAKMPLLAKAGEIIVAEDGGQIVGAVAYVGAQAPKPTFFGPAWPVIRMLVVDPSARGKGIGRQLTEECLRRAERDQAGVIALHTTPIMTVALPMYLRMGFVKVQDAPAVLGLPYAVYVKRLD
- a CDS encoding MFS transporter — its product is MNPLPQNPTAASGSFAAMKSVPYRLQFIAYVLAMMADNIEHVISYWVVFQKFHSPALAGFAVLSHWLPFLLFSVAVGGLADRFDPRRIIQCGMLLFIVASAGWGFFFITDRIQMWHAMLLLVIHGCAGVLWQTPNQLLLYDLVGPADLPSAVRLNAMARYLGILVGPAVGGIIMLTLGSSHGIIFNTLFYLPMLLWLFWAPARDRSVAARRFAVRGLADIVLTIRAIGTQPVLTAMTWLAGLTSFMIGNAYHAQMPGFAGDLGHGDPGVSYSVLLAADAAGAVLAAIALESWGRLKGTPRTAILLAMLWSAALLGFAMVRIYPVAIVLLFCAGFFELSFNTMAQALVQLNAPHDIRGRVVGLYNMAGLGMRAFSGITVGLFGAAIGIHWSLGLSAALLLALLLLLQRRAARPA
- a CDS encoding PilZ domain-containing protein, whose amino-acid sequence is MALANKKFLPAAEERRRFQRVKVHLLGRYMLPDRREFPCQVINMSPGGLALLAPGIGNVGDRVVAYLDHIGRVEGKITRIIDNGFAMTIGATPRKRDKLAAQLTWLANRDILNLPEDRRHDRIVPRNPIAVLTLEDGTKMPCRIIDLSLSGAAIAAENRPPLKSTVLLGRVQGRVVRNLEDGFALEFLREQPIETLEESVTAR
- a CDS encoding transglutaminase-like cysteine peptidase, encoding MFDFRGQGKGLALAAMLFGISAAAQAGESRLLYASLGDTTRAPIGWVEFCADNAAQCQGAPTQPRDIVMSQAAWRDLVKVNRWVNETVKPLTDQEHWGVIEKWSLPTDGYGDCEDYVLLKRKMLIDAGWPREALLITVVRDKKGEGHAVLTVKTDKGEFVLDNQNENVVAWTETGYRFVKRQSQSDPNVWVSLGDTKPAVSTASAKDQ